One Paraglaciecola mesophila genomic region harbors:
- a CDS encoding cytochrome c/FTR1 family iron permease gives MYSSLNLSRLSRLLVSCVSNKIISHTAAVWALGIMTFSSFAQTPTSIDVVTQSRQILQMAEYIGVDYSEAVVNGEVASEDEFAEMQQFAKLILQKGEVIERASAPGFDLGKTSVLANAQALQQAILAKASMGEIQSLTLQIRQELLAISPALKLPSRLLPQAQVDTLFVDNCAACHGPAGQGDGPLAKNFSPQPTDFTEKERAQNRSLLGLYDAISAGLDDTAMRAFTELSDQQRWSLAFYVGSLAFNQGTGDTASVGEPSLELQAWINNNPLQVAAQNSNISQKQVERWRASPAVFFDQSGSPISTAKNNLIAAVNAYNAGHLDQAQTLAVSAYLDGFELIENNLDARDSGLRKSVEKQLLNFRNVLSVEGNEAQVHAESAQILQQLERVDSTLTDAVLSNSAMFSASLIILLREGLEALLIVLALITVLIKTQRQDAIRYVHFGWASALIAGGVTWWAAENLVTISGASRELMEGGAALLAAGILFYVGYWMHSKTQAAVWQQYIQNNVERHLSKGTLWGLTGLAFISVYREVFETILFYQSLLTQSAGDGSQVSFVWYGLLGAIAILVMITWLMLKYSVKLPIGRFFALSAYFMLILAFILAGKGISALQEAAVIAITPFPLDISVSWLGISATWQGIMIQGVILLLFIYMFSRQSNVADNETLN, from the coding sequence TTGTACTCTTCATTAAATCTCTCACGTCTATCTCGACTGCTTGTCAGTTGCGTAAGTAATAAGATCATCAGTCATACGGCCGCGGTTTGGGCACTTGGCATAATGACGTTCTCAAGTTTTGCGCAAACGCCCACATCTATTGATGTGGTGACTCAGAGCCGTCAAATTCTGCAAATGGCCGAATACATAGGTGTTGATTATTCAGAGGCGGTGGTTAACGGTGAGGTGGCAAGTGAAGATGAATTTGCTGAGATGCAACAGTTTGCCAAACTGATTTTGCAAAAAGGTGAAGTTATCGAACGTGCCTCTGCACCTGGCTTTGACTTAGGCAAAACTTCGGTACTGGCCAATGCCCAGGCATTGCAGCAAGCCATTCTTGCTAAGGCGAGCATGGGAGAGATCCAAAGCCTCACGCTACAAATTCGCCAAGAACTGTTAGCCATATCCCCCGCGCTAAAACTGCCTTCTCGGTTACTTCCCCAAGCACAGGTAGATACCTTATTCGTGGATAATTGCGCAGCATGTCATGGCCCGGCTGGTCAAGGTGACGGCCCGTTGGCGAAAAACTTTAGTCCTCAGCCAACCGATTTCACTGAAAAAGAACGTGCGCAAAATCGTTCGTTATTAGGCTTATACGATGCTATTAGCGCTGGGCTAGATGATACAGCTATGCGTGCATTTACCGAACTCAGTGATCAACAACGTTGGTCGTTGGCATTTTATGTAGGCAGCTTGGCATTTAATCAAGGCACAGGTGACACGGCGAGTGTTGGTGAGCCAAGCTTAGAGTTACAAGCGTGGATCAACAATAATCCACTACAGGTTGCTGCACAAAATAGCAATATTAGTCAAAAGCAAGTTGAGCGGTGGCGCGCATCTCCAGCCGTTTTTTTTGACCAGAGTGGCTCACCTATCTCGACCGCCAAAAATAACCTAATTGCAGCAGTTAATGCATACAATGCTGGTCATTTAGACCAAGCGCAAACCCTTGCTGTGAGCGCTTACCTTGATGGCTTTGAGTTAATCGAGAATAACCTTGATGCTCGAGATAGTGGTTTACGAAAGTCGGTAGAAAAACAGTTGTTGAACTTTCGTAACGTTCTCAGTGTTGAAGGCAATGAAGCGCAGGTTCACGCTGAATCTGCGCAAATACTGCAACAGTTGGAGCGCGTTGATAGCACACTGACTGACGCGGTGTTGTCAAACAGCGCAATGTTTTCAGCTTCACTGATCATTCTATTACGTGAGGGGTTAGAAGCGTTATTAATCGTATTAGCCCTTATAACGGTATTGATAAAAACCCAGCGCCAAGATGCCATACGTTATGTTCACTTTGGTTGGGCATCAGCACTCATTGCTGGTGGAGTGACTTGGTGGGCGGCTGAAAACCTTGTAACGATCAGCGGTGCATCAAGAGAGCTGATGGAAGGTGGTGCAGCCTTACTAGCTGCAGGCATATTGTTTTACGTAGGCTACTGGATGCACAGCAAAACACAGGCAGCTGTTTGGCAGCAATATATTCAAAATAATGTTGAGCGGCATTTAAGCAAGGGGACCTTGTGGGGCCTTACCGGTTTGGCCTTTATATCTGTGTATCGTGAGGTATTCGAAACGATATTGTTTTATCAGTCTTTACTCACCCAATCGGCAGGAGATGGCAGTCAGGTCAGTTTTGTATGGTACGGTTTGCTCGGTGCAATCGCGATATTAGTCATGATCACTTGGCTAATGCTCAAATACTCGGTGAAATTGCCTATCGGACGTTTCTTCGCATTGAGTGCGTACTTTATGTTAATCCTAGCCTTCATCTTGGCTGGCAAAGGGATATCAGCTTTACAAGAGGCGGCGGTCATTGCTATTACGCCATTCCCACTGGATATATCGGTCAGTTGGTTAGGTATTTCAGCCACATGGCAAGGAATAATGATTCAAGGGGTTATTTTACTGTTATTCATCTACATGTTTTCTCGTCAATCAAACGTGGCTGATAACGAAACATTAAACTGA
- a CDS encoding alpha/beta fold hydrolase: MKTIKECYKIRMLALLMCLAIPFQALACKDAVVLVHGNTATPASWDDTYNYLLSNGYSSSEIYKPDWGSKNCAACNNHSGSEETPVRQAIQSALASSCSGKIDVIGHSMGATLAAQQIDKLAVANQVDTFVGIAGAFLGLKSCGYYPFNVWSSTCGSAGLSVGSPFLDSIYNVPLASKVYSIKSYIDQIVCATGSCTVGGVHSSRIANEDGTFSYALGHFGLQTDTAVKQYQLIQ; the protein is encoded by the coding sequence ATGAAAACGATAAAAGAATGTTACAAAATACGAATGCTGGCGCTATTAATGTGTTTAGCTATACCTTTTCAAGCGCTTGCCTGTAAAGATGCAGTGGTATTAGTGCATGGCAATACTGCTACACCAGCGAGCTGGGATGATACTTACAACTATCTATTGAGCAATGGTTACAGTAGTAGCGAAATCTATAAACCTGACTGGGGTTCGAAGAACTGCGCAGCTTGCAATAACCATAGCGGCAGTGAAGAAACGCCTGTTCGCCAAGCGATTCAAAGTGCATTAGCTTCATCTTGCAGCGGCAAAATTGATGTGATCGGTCACTCAATGGGGGCGACGCTAGCCGCACAACAAATTGATAAACTTGCCGTGGCAAATCAAGTCGATACTTTTGTGGGTATCGCGGGGGCATTTTTAGGTCTTAAAAGCTGTGGTTATTACCCCTTTAACGTGTGGAGTTCTACGTGTGGCTCTGCGGGTTTATCCGTTGGCAGCCCCTTTTTAGATAGCATTTATAACGTACCATTAGCATCTAAAGTGTACTCTATTAAAAGCTACATAGACCAAATAGTGTGCGCAACCGGCAGTTGCACTGTGGGCGGCGTACACAGTAGTCGCATCGCAAACGAAGATGGAACGTTCAGTTACGCGCTAGGGCATTTTGGTTTGCAAACCGATACAGCGGTGAAACAGTACCAATTGATTCAATAG
- a CDS encoding TonB-dependent receptor domain-containing protein, with amino-acid sequence MSNQYKLKKVAYSVGLGLLVSAGSTFAQESQVMEEVVATGSRLQGTAAAVIEERKNQAFVADILGSEQISRTGDSDAASALRRVTGLTLVDGKFIYVRGLGQRYSSARLNGASIPSPDLTRNVIPLDIFPANVIESLSVQKAYSPNMPAAFGGGNVDIRTKAIPTEFVAGIQVAVEGNTNNSDGYTYNRDENGIPQALTDAIPQYRGNFGLASIISQDNLVSGDTSAADQASAVNKTLAKSLPRNLALKDESLDPNYSAQAFIGNSFDEEYFGGQIGFLASLAYDSKWTYSDRSNAVTSATPVDNCSTELATADDILNTCYDTYAESEMTTEEERVNGLFSVGYKLDTHSISYTKIYIEDNEDESEISIFQNPSQNISIAVDNEADRTHSFVYEERTLDVDQFRGQHTFLDYMGVGVDWQYTESRAETENPLNVQYEFTDTFDNGTYTGSLIDGAQGRANYQFVDMEDNMKSWGGNVTLPLTFKDLEVELKGGWDFIDRARIYTTSSFFLDNNRSTTLVNDDISNVLSITNYLTDEFIDDNMLISFNEPIAPEADDYLAAQKIDAGYAAFDVFYKGIWRISGGLRYEAFKQVSLSSSSLIFTEEDLNNFYSEDDILNGTVNDDDFYPALSLTYIGGDDYQLRFGYGETVVRPDLREVVPVAYDDPLTDIRTFGNATLSSTTLKNYDLRYELYFDDGDNLAFSAFYKDITNPIETTLSVGDASYTANFTNGDTGEVYGVEAEWLYDLSWVSDGFFTSGNITLSDSEVVVDAASAGNLTNTEKRMTGHSQYVVNMQLSYDSANGNHSGSLVYNVFGERIIASGINGREDAYEQPFNSLDATYSYFPDFNTTVKLTLKNLLGEDQEVTQDGIDVRTRSIGTTVKLSYRYDF; translated from the coding sequence GTGAGTAATCAATACAAACTTAAAAAAGTCGCCTACTCGGTAGGACTGGGACTTTTGGTTAGTGCAGGGTCAACCTTCGCACAAGAAAGTCAGGTCATGGAAGAAGTCGTAGCAACAGGCTCTCGACTTCAAGGAACGGCCGCTGCCGTTATCGAAGAGCGTAAAAATCAAGCCTTCGTTGCGGACATATTAGGCTCAGAGCAAATTTCACGTACTGGTGATAGTGATGCGGCCTCGGCGCTTCGCCGCGTAACAGGTTTAACGTTGGTAGACGGCAAGTTTATTTATGTGCGCGGTCTTGGTCAGCGTTATTCAAGTGCACGCTTGAACGGTGCCAGTATCCCAAGCCCAGATTTAACCCGTAACGTTATCCCGTTGGATATTTTTCCAGCAAACGTTATCGAAAGTCTCTCTGTGCAGAAAGCCTATTCACCGAATATGCCGGCCGCTTTTGGCGGGGGTAACGTTGATATTCGTACCAAAGCAATACCGACAGAGTTTGTCGCGGGTATTCAAGTGGCTGTCGAGGGCAACACTAATAACTCTGACGGTTATACCTACAACCGTGATGAGAATGGTATTCCTCAAGCATTAACCGATGCGATACCGCAATACCGCGGAAACTTTGGTTTAGCGAGTATTATTAGTCAAGACAATTTGGTTAGTGGGGATACTTCTGCAGCAGACCAAGCGAGCGCAGTCAACAAAACCTTAGCCAAGTCTCTACCACGTAACTTGGCGCTAAAAGACGAATCTTTAGATCCGAACTATTCAGCTCAGGCGTTTATTGGCAACAGTTTTGATGAAGAGTATTTCGGTGGCCAAATCGGCTTTTTGGCCTCACTGGCGTATGACAGTAAGTGGACGTATTCAGATCGCTCAAATGCGGTAACAAGTGCAACACCTGTTGACAATTGCTCCACTGAACTTGCTACTGCTGATGATATCCTAAACACCTGTTACGACACATACGCTGAATCTGAAATGACGACTGAAGAAGAGCGTGTAAACGGATTGTTCAGTGTTGGCTACAAGCTAGATACACATAGTATTAGCTACACCAAAATTTATATCGAAGATAATGAAGACGAGTCTGAAATTTCAATTTTCCAGAACCCAAGTCAAAATATCTCGATCGCGGTTGACAATGAAGCGGATCGCACACACAGCTTTGTGTATGAAGAGCGAACGCTTGATGTCGACCAATTCCGTGGACAACACACCTTTTTGGATTACATGGGTGTAGGGGTTGATTGGCAATACACAGAATCTAGAGCCGAAACAGAAAACCCGTTAAATGTACAGTATGAGTTCACTGATACATTCGACAACGGTACTTATACTGGGTCTCTGATTGATGGAGCCCAAGGGCGAGCTAACTATCAGTTTGTTGACATGGAAGATAACATGAAGTCTTGGGGCGGTAATGTAACGCTGCCTTTGACTTTCAAAGATTTGGAAGTGGAACTTAAGGGCGGCTGGGACTTTATTGACCGTGCTAGAATTTACACGACCTCGAGTTTCTTCTTGGATAACAACCGTTCTACCACGTTAGTGAATGACGACATATCAAATGTTTTATCGATAACCAATTATTTAACCGACGAGTTTATCGATGACAATATGTTGATTAGCTTTAACGAGCCTATCGCTCCTGAAGCCGATGATTATTTGGCTGCTCAGAAGATTGATGCCGGCTATGCTGCTTTTGATGTCTTTTATAAAGGTATTTGGCGGATCAGTGGTGGTTTGCGTTATGAGGCATTTAAGCAAGTCTCTTTATCGTCATCTAGCTTGATCTTTACCGAAGAAGATTTAAATAATTTCTACAGCGAAGACGATATTCTTAATGGAACAGTGAACGACGATGATTTCTATCCAGCACTTAGCTTGACGTATATCGGCGGCGACGATTACCAGCTTCGTTTTGGTTACGGTGAAACGGTCGTTCGCCCAGATTTACGAGAAGTTGTGCCGGTAGCCTACGATGATCCACTAACGGATATTCGTACCTTTGGTAACGCAACGCTAAGTTCAACCACGTTGAAAAACTACGATTTACGTTATGAATTGTATTTCGACGATGGTGACAACCTCGCATTTTCTGCTTTCTACAAAGATATTACTAACCCAATTGAAACCACGCTAAGTGTGGGGGATGCAAGCTATACGGCAAACTTCACCAATGGTGACACTGGTGAAGTGTATGGTGTTGAAGCAGAATGGTTGTATGACTTAAGCTGGGTATCAGATGGCTTCTTTACTTCTGGTAATATCACATTAAGTGACTCAGAGGTAGTTGTTGATGCGGCCTCAGCGGGCAACTTAACCAATACTGAAAAACGCATGACAGGCCATTCTCAGTATGTGGTGAACATGCAGCTTAGTTATGATTCTGCAAATGGTAACCACAGTGGTTCATTAGTGTATAACGTCTTTGGTGAGCGAATTATTGCTTCGGGTATCAATGGGCGTGAAGACGCTTATGAACAACCGTTTAATTCGCTTGATGCCACTTACTCTTATTTCCCTGATTTTAATACTACTGTCAAATTGACCTTAAAAAATCTGTTAGGTGAAGATCAAGAAGTAACGCAAGACGGAATCGATGTACGCACCCGTTCTATTGGTACCACAGTTAAGTTGAGCTACCGGTACGATTTCTAG
- the phoR gene encoding phosphate regulon sensor histidine kinase PhoR: MYYPFSWLRSLGRVAAYFLVVTLLGWYFSELSIAIAIGALLLLAGHYWNIYRLNHWLWQSKKITPPKVNGVWEHIYDGIYTLQRRNRAKRKELGLLVKRFREGSEALPDAAVVVDANAAIIWCNRLARIELGLRWPDDAGRRIYNLVRHPQFIEFYHKKDYEKPIEVPSPVNDQRILEYRIMPYGDQHLLLLIRDVTKLTQIEKMRKDFVANVSHELRTPLTVINGYLETLPGAKNIPEAFLAKAFEEMRAQSTRMQCLIEELLVLSRIEASNERATENIVDVPHILNTIKIEADTLNAAKQHTISMEVDPDLKVYGVETELRSAFSNLLFNAIHYTQEQGKIHVQWKLVDGQATYLVTDNGYGIEAKHLGRLTERFYRVDKARSRKTGGSGLGLSIVKHVLNHHNSRLRIKSKVGEGSEFSFAFSHELSVKQSKS, encoded by the coding sequence GCTGAGTATTGCGATCGCTATTGGCGCTTTATTACTCTTAGCTGGCCATTATTGGAATATATATCGCTTAAACCATTGGCTGTGGCAAAGTAAGAAGATTACGCCGCCTAAGGTAAATGGAGTGTGGGAGCATATTTATGATGGCATCTATACGCTGCAGCGGCGAAATCGAGCCAAACGTAAAGAGCTTGGGTTATTAGTAAAACGCTTCCGAGAAGGCTCTGAAGCCCTACCTGATGCCGCGGTTGTGGTCGATGCAAATGCGGCGATTATTTGGTGTAACCGTCTAGCTCGTATTGAGTTAGGGTTGCGCTGGCCTGATGATGCAGGTCGCAGAATTTATAACTTGGTTCGTCATCCTCAATTCATCGAGTTTTATCATAAAAAAGACTATGAAAAGCCCATTGAAGTGCCGTCCCCGGTAAACGATCAACGTATTCTTGAATACCGTATTATGCCTTACGGCGACCAACATTTACTGCTATTGATACGGGATGTGACCAAGCTGACGCAAATAGAGAAAATGCGCAAAGACTTTGTGGCAAATGTATCCCATGAGTTACGTACCCCATTGACCGTTATCAATGGCTATTTGGAAACCTTACCTGGGGCGAAGAATATCCCAGAAGCTTTTTTAGCGAAGGCGTTTGAAGAAATGCGCGCTCAGTCTACTCGCATGCAATGCTTGATAGAAGAACTACTGGTGCTTTCTCGAATTGAAGCCAGTAATGAGCGAGCCACCGAGAATATTGTCGATGTGCCGCACATTCTCAACACAATTAAAATTGAAGCCGATACCCTCAATGCCGCCAAGCAACACACCATAAGTATGGAAGTAGACCCAGACCTCAAGGTTTATGGGGTGGAAACTGAGCTGCGCAGCGCCTTTTCTAATTTATTGTTCAATGCCATCCATTACACCCAAGAACAGGGCAAAATTCATGTTCAGTGGAAGTTAGTTGATGGTCAAGCCACCTATTTAGTCACAGACAATGGTTATGGTATTGAAGCGAAACATCTTGGGCGACTAACGGAGCGATTCTATCGCGTTGATAAAGCACGCTCGCGAAAAACTGGCGGCTCCGGTCTGGGCTTATCTATCGTTAAGCATGTACTTAATCATCACAACTCCCGTTTACGGATCAAAAGTAAAGTGGGGGAAGGCAGTGAGTTTTCGTTTGCTTTTTCTCATGAACTATCGGTCAAGCAATCGAAATCTTAG